In the Kribbella sp. NBC_00482 genome, one interval contains:
- a CDS encoding WD40/YVTN/BNR-like repeat-containing protein — MNLARRHFLALGTGTALAAASATTATATGSAAGSYRWRSVEIVGGGFVTGIVHHPRKRGLVYARTDIGGAVRFDNRTRRWVQLLHWIGWDEWNWSGVESLALDPADPQRLYLAGGTYTNEWSPINGAILRSCDQGRTFERTDLPFKLGGNEPGRSMGERLVVDPRDGRVLLFGTRNQGLWRSGDRGVTWSRVDSFPVTGNPGIGIGFVFFDRRDGTIYAGVADPANPLYRSTDAGRTWSAVPGQPTGLLPHHGELGADGNIYVTYGDLPGPYEMYDGAVHKLNTATGEWTDITPLRPNTGAEAGFGYGGLATDPRRPGTVMVSTMSRWGPVDDIFRSVDGGRTWHSIGERIVLDTSGAPYLDFHGTPKLGWMIGDISIDPFDSDKVMYVTGATIFGTDDVTGAEAGRSTHWSVRAQGLEETAVLDLISPPWGPPLISALGDIGVYRHDRLDVVPPDGQASNPVSGTSPSLDYAALAPGFVVRLANANAGERGAYSTDAGSSWQPFAGEPPGMTQPGRVAVGADARTIVWAPGDVVAHYSRDRGATWIAVTGLPTGSVLAGDRVDGSVFYGFDPATGTAYVSTNGGAAFTATATGLPTGAGKLETVLDRVGHCWLAAGAGGLYRSVDRGSTYLPVTTIEEAYTIGFGKAAPRRREMAAYTSGKVAGVRGIYRSDDSGVTWVRVNDDRHQYASTGDAIAGDPRVYGRVYLSTNGFGIPYGEPV, encoded by the coding sequence ATGAACCTGGCACGGCGGCATTTCCTGGCCCTCGGCACCGGTACGGCGCTCGCCGCCGCGTCGGCGACAACCGCTACGGCGACGGGATCGGCAGCGGGCTCGTACCGTTGGCGCAGCGTGGAGATCGTCGGAGGCGGCTTCGTCACCGGGATCGTCCATCATCCGCGGAAGCGTGGTCTGGTGTACGCGCGGACCGACATCGGCGGAGCCGTGCGGTTCGACAATCGCACTCGGCGCTGGGTGCAGTTGCTGCACTGGATCGGGTGGGACGAGTGGAACTGGAGCGGGGTCGAGAGTCTCGCGCTCGACCCGGCGGATCCGCAGCGGCTGTATCTCGCGGGCGGTACCTACACCAACGAATGGTCGCCGATCAACGGCGCGATCCTGCGATCGTGCGATCAGGGACGGACCTTCGAGCGCACCGACCTGCCGTTCAAGCTCGGCGGCAACGAGCCCGGCCGCTCGATGGGCGAGCGACTTGTCGTCGACCCTCGCGACGGCCGCGTGCTGCTGTTCGGCACCCGCAATCAGGGGCTGTGGCGCAGCGGCGATCGCGGCGTGACCTGGTCCCGGGTGGACAGCTTCCCGGTGACCGGGAATCCCGGGATCGGCATCGGCTTCGTCTTCTTCGACCGGCGCGACGGCACGATCTACGCCGGCGTCGCGGATCCGGCGAACCCGCTCTACCGCAGCACCGACGCCGGCCGCACCTGGTCGGCGGTTCCCGGGCAGCCGACCGGGCTGTTGCCCCATCACGGCGAATTGGGGGCCGACGGCAACATTTATGTCACGTACGGCGATCTCCCCGGGCCGTACGAGATGTACGACGGCGCCGTCCACAAACTGAACACCGCGACCGGCGAGTGGACCGACATCACCCCGTTGCGCCCGAACACCGGTGCTGAAGCAGGGTTCGGGTACGGCGGCCTCGCCACCGACCCGCGCAGGCCCGGCACGGTGATGGTGTCGACGATGAGCCGGTGGGGTCCGGTCGACGACATCTTCCGGTCCGTCGACGGCGGCCGGACCTGGCATTCGATCGGCGAGCGGATCGTGCTCGACACGTCCGGAGCGCCGTACCTGGACTTCCACGGCACCCCGAAGCTCGGCTGGATGATCGGTGACATCTCGATCGATCCGTTCGACTCGGACAAGGTCATGTACGTCACTGGTGCGACGATCTTCGGCACCGACGACGTGACCGGGGCGGAGGCGGGCCGCAGTACGCACTGGTCGGTCCGCGCGCAGGGACTCGAGGAGACGGCCGTCCTCGATCTGATCAGTCCGCCGTGGGGTCCGCCGTTGATCAGCGCGCTCGGGGACATCGGGGTCTACCGGCACGACCGGCTGGACGTCGTACCGCCGGACGGGCAGGCGTCGAATCCGGTCAGTGGGACGTCGCCGAGTCTGGACTACGCGGCGCTCGCCCCGGGATTCGTGGTCCGGCTGGCGAATGCGAACGCCGGCGAGCGGGGCGCGTACTCGACCGATGCCGGGAGCAGTTGGCAGCCGTTCGCGGGTGAGCCACCCGGGATGACGCAGCCGGGGCGTGTCGCGGTCGGCGCCGACGCGCGAACGATCGTCTGGGCGCCTGGGGATGTCGTCGCGCACTACTCACGCGATCGCGGAGCGACCTGGATCGCCGTCACCGGCCTGCCTACCGGATCGGTGCTCGCCGGCGACCGGGTTGACGGGAGTGTCTTCTACGGGTTCGATCCGGCGACCGGTACGGCGTACGTGAGCACGAACGGAGGCGCCGCCTTCACAGCGACGGCGACAGGTCTGCCAACGGGCGCCGGAAAGCTGGAGACCGTGCTGGATCGGGTCGGACACTGCTGGCTCGCGGCGGGCGCCGGTGGGCTGTACCGATCGGTCGATCGTGGGTCGACGTACTTGCCAGTGACAACGATCGAGGAGGCGTACACCATCGGCTTCGGCAAGGCGGCGCCGCGACGCCGGGAGATGGCGGCGTACACGTCAGGGAAGGTCGCGGGCGTCCGCGGGATCTACCGGTCGGACGACAGCGGCGTCACTTGGGTGCGCGTGAATGACGACCGGCATCAGTACGCGTCCACCGGTGATGCGATCGCGGGTGATCCTCGGGTCTACGGGCGGGTGTACCTGTCCACCAACGGATTCGGGATCCCCTACGGTGAGCCGGTATGA
- a CDS encoding carbohydrate ABC transporter permease, whose amino-acid sequence MSARAVWEEEPTPVGRIGKPVVLALIALAVAFPLYVVVVTSLSSTEAVTRAGGLVVVPRELTIAAYVQLLSGGVVTKALLISVGITVIGTAFSLGITVLAAYGLSRPGSLFHRPLLFIVLLTFLFGPGIIPSYLVVNALGLIDHYASLILPAAISAFNLIVMRSFFMGIPGELIDSARIDGAGEFAILRRIVLPLSKAVVAVVGLFYAVGYWNAFFNALLYINDNSKWPLQMVLRTYIVQQQPLPTGAGGVATGIAGLSPAPGLAIKMAIVVIAIVPVLLVYPFIQRHFQKGVIIGAVKG is encoded by the coding sequence ATGAGTGCACGAGCTGTCTGGGAGGAAGAACCGACTCCGGTCGGGCGGATCGGGAAGCCGGTGGTGCTGGCGTTGATCGCGCTGGCGGTCGCGTTCCCGTTGTACGTCGTGGTGGTGACGAGCCTGTCCTCGACGGAGGCCGTGACCCGAGCCGGCGGGCTGGTCGTCGTACCGCGGGAGCTGACAATTGCGGCGTACGTGCAGTTGCTCTCCGGCGGAGTGGTGACGAAGGCGTTGCTGATCAGCGTCGGGATCACCGTGATCGGTACGGCGTTCAGCCTCGGGATCACCGTGCTGGCGGCGTACGGGTTGTCGCGGCCGGGATCGTTGTTCCACCGTCCGCTGCTGTTCATCGTGCTGCTCACGTTCCTGTTCGGGCCGGGCATCATCCCGAGCTATCTCGTGGTCAACGCGCTCGGGCTGATCGACCACTACGCGTCGCTGATCCTGCCGGCGGCGATCTCGGCGTTCAACCTGATCGTGATGCGGTCGTTCTTCATGGGGATCCCGGGCGAGCTGATCGACAGTGCCCGGATCGACGGGGCCGGCGAGTTCGCGATCCTGCGGCGGATCGTGCTGCCGTTGTCGAAGGCCGTGGTCGCCGTGGTCGGACTGTTCTACGCGGTCGGTTACTGGAACGCGTTCTTCAACGCGTTGCTGTACATCAACGACAACAGCAAGTGGCCGCTGCAGATGGTGTTGCGGACCTACATCGTGCAGCAGCAGCCGCTGCCGACGGGTGCCGGCGGAGTGGCGACCGGCATCGCGGGCCTGTCACCGGCGCCCGGTCTGGCGATCAAGATGGCGATCGTGGTGATCGCGATCGTTCCGGTCCTGCTCGTCTACCCGTTCATCCAGAGGCACTTCCAGAAGGGCGTCATCATCGGCGCGGTGAAGGGATGA
- a CDS encoding ABC transporter permease translates to MTLRHRLRRDWPLLLMVLPVVVLLGVFHYFPTLGNVIAFQDYSPYAGIRGSEFIGFGNFQRMFAEPAFWKAVANTVSITAVQLAFFFPIPIALALLLNSVLSSKLRNLIQGVVYLPHFFSWVLVVSLFQQMIGGAGLLAQTLRDHGHQAVDLMTKPDTFILLVTAQAVWKDAGWGMIVFLAALSTISPELYESAAADGANRWRRLWHITLPGLRPVIVLLLILRLGDALTVGFEQFILQRSAVGGGAAEVLDTYVYYQGLLVGDFGYGAAAGLFKGVVGLVLVLVANRFAHMVGEQGVYSKS, encoded by the coding sequence ATGACGTTGCGGCATCGGCTACGGCGGGACTGGCCGCTGCTGCTGATGGTCCTGCCGGTGGTGGTTCTGCTGGGCGTCTTCCACTACTTCCCGACGCTCGGGAACGTGATCGCCTTCCAGGACTACTCGCCGTACGCCGGGATTCGCGGGAGCGAGTTCATCGGGTTCGGGAACTTCCAGCGGATGTTCGCCGAACCCGCCTTCTGGAAGGCGGTCGCGAACACCGTCTCGATCACCGCGGTCCAGCTCGCGTTCTTCTTCCCGATCCCGATCGCCCTGGCGCTGCTGCTGAACAGCGTCCTGTCGTCGAAGCTCCGCAACCTCATCCAGGGCGTCGTCTACCTGCCGCACTTCTTCTCCTGGGTGCTGGTCGTGTCGCTGTTCCAGCAGATGATCGGCGGCGCCGGCCTGCTCGCACAGACCTTGCGCGACCACGGGCACCAGGCGGTCGACCTGATGACGAAACCGGACACGTTCATCCTGCTCGTCACCGCGCAGGCTGTCTGGAAGGACGCCGGCTGGGGGATGATCGTGTTCCTCGCGGCGCTGTCGACCATCAGCCCGGAGCTCTACGAGTCCGCCGCGGCCGACGGCGCGAACCGGTGGCGCCGGCTGTGGCACATCACACTGCCGGGTCTGCGCCCGGTCATCGTCCTGCTGCTGATCCTGCGACTGGGTGACGCGCTGACGGTCGGGTTCGAGCAGTTCATCCTGCAACGCAGCGCCGTCGGCGGCGGCGCCGCGGAGGTACTCGACACGTACGTCTACTACCAGGGCCTCCTCGTCGGCGACTTCGGCTACGGCGCCGCGGCCGGCCTTTTCAAGGGTGTCGTCGGCCTCGTTCTCGTCCTGGTGGCCAACCGATTCGCCCACATGGTGGGCGAGCAGGGGGTGTATTCCAAGTCATGA
- a CDS encoding extracellular solute-binding protein, giving the protein MTRPVIGGTSRRTFISLLGAGAAAAAGGATLTGCSDGSSGSSTTGRAETEDKLSGLLPKYTPYESVKPDLPGENGASPGYSHYPAELKRAVPDKMVPSGKQVTAMTPLWSPIPPLAGNSYFEANNERIGAPVKFNILNGNDYGDKLGPILAAGNVPELLCIPGWNISSLTRFGQAADKLFEDLTPHLAGDKVSAYPMLANLPTRAWAYGVWNSQLKAVPFPSDGFPWMLMYRKDLLDQLGAEPPKNSDDLLALGKQLTDAKAGRWAFGSVADEVHRSFGVPGGWIKDSGGKLVNKIETPQFEEAVAFIRRLFQSGYVHPEVVANAGADENALFEGGKFLIRQNGPGGWHESLQRQQTVNPKFNPQPIMPFAHDGGTPITWGGDPAGIFTFVKKGLGEERVKELLGVMNYTAAPFGTEEYQLYNYGVEGKHYTKQPSGAPKLTALGQKEVSQTYIFLGGRPTAITESEYPGYVESMSAWQNASAKVREKNLFDGIRVEQPAKMAALNQPFDDALQDIYRGRKPVSELKTAVKQWQDNGGNEGREFYAKVLSDNGR; this is encoded by the coding sequence GTGACCCGACCAGTGATCGGCGGCACCAGCCGCCGCACCTTCATCTCCCTGCTCGGCGCCGGCGCCGCGGCGGCCGCGGGCGGGGCGACGCTGACCGGATGCTCGGACGGCAGTTCGGGGTCCAGTACGACGGGCCGCGCCGAGACCGAGGACAAGCTGTCCGGCCTGCTGCCGAAGTACACCCCGTACGAGTCGGTCAAGCCGGACCTGCCGGGCGAGAACGGCGCTTCGCCGGGCTACTCGCACTACCCGGCCGAGCTCAAGCGGGCGGTGCCGGACAAGATGGTGCCGAGCGGCAAGCAAGTGACCGCGATGACGCCGCTGTGGAGCCCGATCCCGCCGCTGGCCGGCAATTCGTACTTCGAGGCGAACAACGAACGGATCGGCGCGCCGGTCAAGTTCAACATCCTGAACGGCAACGACTACGGTGACAAGCTCGGACCGATCCTTGCGGCCGGCAACGTTCCGGAGCTGCTCTGCATCCCGGGCTGGAACATCTCCAGCCTGACCCGGTTCGGCCAGGCCGCGGACAAGCTGTTCGAGGACCTCACACCGCACCTGGCCGGCGACAAGGTGTCGGCGTACCCGATGCTGGCGAACCTGCCGACCCGGGCCTGGGCGTACGGCGTCTGGAACTCGCAACTGAAGGCCGTGCCGTTCCCGTCGGACGGCTTTCCCTGGATGCTGATGTACCGCAAGGACCTCCTCGACCAGCTCGGCGCGGAGCCGCCGAAGAACTCCGACGACCTGCTGGCGCTGGGCAAGCAACTGACCGACGCGAAGGCGGGCCGGTGGGCGTTCGGCTCGGTCGCCGACGAGGTCCACCGGTCGTTCGGAGTGCCGGGCGGGTGGATCAAGGACTCCGGCGGCAAGCTGGTCAACAAGATCGAGACACCGCAGTTCGAGGAGGCGGTGGCGTTCATCCGGAGGCTGTTCCAGTCGGGGTACGTGCACCCGGAAGTGGTCGCGAACGCCGGCGCGGACGAGAACGCGCTGTTCGAGGGCGGCAAGTTCCTGATCCGGCAGAACGGGCCGGGAGGCTGGCACGAGTCGCTGCAACGGCAGCAGACGGTCAACCCGAAGTTCAACCCGCAGCCGATCATGCCGTTCGCGCACGACGGCGGTACGCCGATCACGTGGGGCGGCGACCCCGCCGGCATCTTCACCTTCGTGAAGAAGGGGCTAGGCGAGGAGCGCGTCAAGGAGTTGCTCGGCGTGATGAACTACACGGCTGCGCCGTTCGGGACCGAGGAGTACCAGCTCTACAACTACGGCGTCGAGGGCAAGCACTACACGAAGCAGCCGTCCGGTGCCCCGAAGCTCACCGCTCTGGGACAGAAGGAGGTCTCGCAGACCTACATCTTCCTCGGCGGCCGTCCGACGGCGATCACCGAGAGCGAGTACCCGGGGTACGTCGAGTCGATGAGCGCGTGGCAGAACGCGTCCGCGAAGGTCCGGGAGAAGAACCTGTTCGACGGGATCCGGGTCGAGCAACCGGCCAAGATGGCGGCGCTGAACCAGCCGTTCGACGACGCCCTCCAGGACATCTACCGCGGTCGCAAGCCGGTCAGCGAGCTGAAGACCGCCGTCAAGCAGTGGCAGGACAACGGCGGCAACGAAGGCCGGGAGTTCTACGCGAAGGTCCTCAGTGACAACGGTCGGTAG
- a CDS encoding ROK family transcriptional regulator translates to MITQTADHTDIRATNLAAVLGYLRREAPCSRAAIAAGTGLNKATVTSIVGELLERRLVRETQQTQNHVGRPATLLVLDGSAYATIGLEVGARGLTALACDAAGEQILRWHRAGPGVDAGPAKTIAAVVALARRAITTVQSSGRQVLGITVGVPGLVNRDGAVVLAAGLGWRDVPLRAELAEALGRPDIPVTVDNDASLGVLAEHLYGPYAGTPNLIQLTGDTGVGAGIIADGRPLAGHLGYVGEIGHLCLVPDGPACGCGRRGCLEALAGLPAILEQVDGSIDDDPQHQLETLIRRADTQDAAVTKVLAEAGTHLGQGIAALVNILNPEVVLLGGAYALLAEHLAPAIDKALRDASIAPDAGGCTVAASTFPHTATPLGATAHALTPVTSGRLPAR, encoded by the coding sequence TTGATCACACAGACCGCGGACCACACCGACATCCGCGCCACCAACCTGGCGGCGGTGCTCGGCTACCTGCGCCGCGAAGCCCCCTGCTCGCGGGCCGCGATCGCGGCCGGGACCGGGCTGAACAAGGCGACCGTGACGAGCATCGTCGGCGAGCTGCTCGAGCGCCGGCTGGTCCGCGAGACCCAGCAGACCCAGAACCACGTCGGCCGCCCGGCGACGCTGCTCGTGCTCGACGGTTCGGCGTACGCGACGATCGGGCTCGAGGTCGGCGCCCGCGGCCTGACCGCGCTCGCCTGCGACGCGGCCGGTGAGCAGATCCTGCGCTGGCATCGCGCCGGACCGGGCGTCGACGCCGGCCCGGCGAAGACCATCGCCGCCGTGGTCGCGCTGGCCCGCCGGGCGATCACGACCGTGCAGTCCTCCGGCCGGCAGGTCCTCGGCATCACGGTCGGCGTACCCGGCCTGGTCAATCGCGACGGCGCCGTCGTACTCGCCGCCGGACTCGGCTGGAGGGACGTACCACTGCGGGCCGAGCTCGCGGAGGCGCTCGGACGGCCCGACATCCCGGTGACGGTCGACAACGACGCGTCGCTGGGCGTGCTGGCCGAGCACCTCTACGGCCCCTACGCCGGTACGCCGAACCTCATCCAGCTCACCGGTGACACGGGAGTCGGCGCGGGCATCATCGCCGACGGCCGGCCGCTCGCGGGACATCTCGGGTACGTCGGCGAGATCGGGCACCTGTGCCTGGTCCCGGACGGACCGGCCTGTGGTTGCGGACGCCGCGGATGTCTCGAGGCGCTCGCCGGCCTGCCGGCGATCCTGGAGCAGGTCGACGGCAGCATCGACGACGACCCGCAGCACCAGCTCGAGACGCTGATCCGGCGCGCCGACACCCAGGACGCCGCCGTCACCAAGGTGCTCGCCGAGGCCGGAACCCACCTCGGCCAGGGCATCGCGGCGTTGGTCAACATCCTCAATCCCGAGGTCGTGCTGCTGGGCGGCGCCTACGCCCTGCTCGCCGAGCACCTCGCCCCGGCCATCGACAAGGCGCTCCGGGACGCCAGCATCGCCCCCGACGCCGGCGGCTGCACCGTGGCCGCGTCCACCTTCCCGCACACCGCCACTCCCCTGGGCGCCACCGCCCACGCCCTCACCCCGGTGACCAGCGGACGGCTGCCGGCCCGCTGA
- a CDS encoding glycoside hydrolase family 3 protein: MSTPAPPPPFRDPARPIDARIDDLLARLTPDEKIAFLHQHQPPVARLGLDAFRTGTEALHGVAWHGPATVFPQAIGLATSWSPDLVHAVGAAVGDEVRVFHRKDPVGVGLNVWAPVVNPLRDPRWGRNEEGYAEDSWLTGMIATAYGHGLAGDDPTYLKTAPTLKHFLAYNNETDRCTTSSNLPPRVLHDYELPAFRAPIEAGAAVAVMPSYNLVNGRPAHLSPLINDVLRTWTTDEVLVVSDAYAPANLFGLQQYLPDGPTGYAAALKAGVDSFTQDGADATPTIERLTTALDRGLITAADLDTAVRRALAIRFRLGEFDPPELDPYRALEPELVNCPTHRLLAQDAARQAIVLLKHECQVLPLSASTRVAVVGPLAGTLSEDWYAGTLPYQVTALDGIKERLSEVEYCEGVDRITLRIAGSASYLCVGADAVLRTSTDAGEFDLFDWGGNAWALRSVRNGRHLTATDDGELVADQPGPNGWEVKQTFRLVRCSNTLLVQHLHSGRYLQVDSNGAVALADDGTAFELDIVVDGAAAAAELAARADVTIVVAGNHPLVNGRETEDRETLDLPPAQDRLIRQVHAANPRTVLVLSSSYPYAIGWAQQHLPAILWSAHGGQEYGRALADVLFGDHDPAGRLTQTWYHSAADLPGLLDYDIIATDATYLYYRGTPLYPFGHGLSYTTFAYGDLQLSAPSVSADGEVRVTFTVTNTGDRPGTELAQLYTRQQRSRVKQPLRQLRGFRRVTLEPGETVEVELTVAAADLSFWDVTRDRRCVETGRHSIMVGRSSTDLRLTTTLDVRGERIPPRTLARLAATSFDDYCAITLTTASRDRGDAVRSLEPQAWLAFDDILLEPTTYQAQVANRGDRPATIELRLDDPLHGELLSTVQVSPADELVAIAGELAPVTGVHTLYAVFSAADVVLESLTV, translated from the coding sequence ATGAGTACTCCAGCTCCTCCTCCCCCCTTCCGCGACCCGGCCCGGCCGATCGACGCGCGGATCGACGACCTCCTCGCCCGGCTCACCCCGGACGAGAAGATCGCGTTCCTGCACCAGCACCAGCCGCCCGTCGCGCGGCTGGGTCTGGACGCGTTCCGCACCGGCACCGAGGCCCTGCACGGTGTCGCCTGGCACGGTCCGGCGACGGTGTTCCCGCAGGCGATCGGCCTGGCCACGAGCTGGAGCCCCGACCTCGTGCACGCGGTCGGCGCGGCGGTCGGGGACGAGGTCCGGGTGTTCCACCGGAAGGACCCGGTCGGCGTCGGCCTCAACGTCTGGGCGCCGGTCGTCAACCCGTTGCGCGACCCGCGCTGGGGCCGCAACGAGGAGGGGTACGCCGAGGACTCCTGGCTGACCGGGATGATCGCGACCGCGTACGGACACGGGCTGGCCGGCGACGACCCGACGTACCTGAAGACCGCTCCGACGCTGAAGCATTTCCTCGCCTACAACAACGAGACCGACCGGTGCACGACGTCGAGCAACCTGCCACCGCGGGTCCTGCACGACTACGAGTTGCCGGCGTTCCGCGCGCCGATCGAAGCGGGTGCAGCCGTCGCGGTGATGCCGTCGTACAACCTGGTGAACGGACGGCCCGCCCACCTCAGCCCGCTGATCAACGACGTACTTCGCACGTGGACGACCGACGAGGTGCTGGTCGTCAGTGACGCCTATGCACCGGCCAACCTGTTCGGCCTGCAGCAGTACCTGCCCGACGGACCGACCGGGTACGCCGCCGCGCTGAAGGCGGGTGTGGACAGCTTCACCCAGGACGGCGCCGACGCCACTCCGACCATCGAGCGGTTGACGACGGCGCTCGACCGCGGGCTGATCACGGCAGCGGATCTCGACACCGCCGTACGGCGAGCGCTCGCGATCCGGTTCCGGCTGGGCGAATTCGACCCGCCCGAACTCGATCCGTACCGGGCGCTCGAACCCGAGCTGGTCAACTGCCCGACCCACCGCCTACTCGCCCAGGACGCGGCGCGCCAGGCGATCGTGCTGCTCAAGCACGAATGCCAGGTCCTGCCGCTCAGTGCATCGACCCGCGTCGCCGTGGTCGGCCCACTCGCGGGCACGCTCTCGGAGGACTGGTACGCCGGGACCCTCCCCTATCAGGTGACCGCTCTGGACGGGATCAAGGAACGACTCAGCGAGGTCGAGTACTGCGAGGGCGTCGATCGGATCACGCTCCGGATCGCGGGCTCGGCGTCGTACCTCTGCGTCGGCGCCGACGCGGTGCTGCGGACCAGTACCGACGCCGGCGAGTTCGATCTCTTCGACTGGGGTGGCAACGCGTGGGCGCTGCGCTCGGTGCGGAACGGCCGGCATCTGACCGCGACCGACGACGGTGAACTGGTTGCGGATCAGCCCGGCCCGAACGGCTGGGAGGTCAAGCAGACCTTCAGGCTCGTGCGGTGCTCGAACACCCTCCTGGTCCAGCACCTGCACAGCGGCCGGTACCTCCAGGTCGACTCGAACGGCGCGGTCGCCCTGGCGGATGACGGGACCGCGTTCGAGCTCGACATCGTGGTCGACGGCGCGGCGGCGGCGGCCGAGCTGGCCGCCCGCGCCGACGTCACGATCGTTGTCGCGGGCAACCACCCGCTGGTGAACGGTCGCGAGACCGAGGACCGGGAGACCCTGGACCTGCCGCCGGCGCAGGACCGTCTGATCCGGCAGGTGCACGCGGCGAACCCGCGGACGGTGCTGGTCCTGAGCAGCAGCTACCCGTACGCGATCGGCTGGGCGCAGCAGCACCTCCCGGCGATCCTGTGGTCCGCGCACGGCGGCCAGGAGTACGGTCGCGCGCTCGCCGACGTACTCTTCGGCGATCACGACCCGGCGGGGCGGCTGACCCAGACCTGGTACCACTCCGCCGCGGACCTGCCCGGGCTGCTCGACTACGACATCATCGCGACGGACGCGACGTACCTGTACTACCGCGGCACGCCGCTCTACCCCTTCGGCCACGGCCTCAGCTACACCACCTTCGCGTACGGCGACCTGCAGCTGAGCGCACCGTCCGTCTCGGCGGACGGCGAGGTCCGCGTCACGTTCACCGTTACGAACACAGGTGATCGCCCGGGGACGGAGCTTGCTCAGCTGTACACACGGCAGCAGCGCTCGCGGGTCAAGCAACCGCTGCGGCAGCTGCGTGGCTTCCGCCGAGTGACGCTGGAACCGGGCGAGACCGTGGAGGTCGAACTGACCGTTGCCGCTGCGGACCTCAGTTTCTGGGACGTGACGCGGGACCGCCGCTGTGTCGAGACCGGGCGCCACAGCATCATGGTCGGCCGATCCAGCACCGATCTCCGCCTCACCACGACGCTCGATGTGCGCGGCGAGCGGATCCCGCCCCGAACACTCGCCCGCCTCGCCGCGACGAGCTTCGACGACTACTGCGCCATCACGCTGACGACAGCATCACGCGACCGCGGCGACGCGGTCCGCTCGCTGGAACCGCAAGCCTGGTTGGCCTTCGACGACATCCTGCTCGAGCCGACGACGTACCAGGCCCAGGTCGCCAACCGCGGCGACCGACCCGCGACGATCGAGCTCCGCCTGGACGATCCCCTGCACGGTGAGCTCCTGAGCACCGTGCAGGTGTCACCGGCGGACGAGCTCGTCGCGATCGCGGGCGAGCTCGCCCCGGTGACCGGCGTACACACGCTCTACGCGGTGTTCTCCGCAGCCGACGTCGTCTTGGAGAGCTTGACGGTATAG